One Fundulus heteroclitus isolate FHET01 chromosome 1, MU-UCD_Fhet_4.1, whole genome shotgun sequence genomic window carries:
- the amigo1 gene encoding amphoterin-induced protein 1 produces MLQSSSRIVETLPLCKFEDKLPRWGLFLALCSALLWLPEAAESTLNCHTTCICASNIVSCSKKNLSTVPTALPLYIAVLDLSYNEINVLKAGWTPVKLPNLHNLLLSHNNLYSLSTEAFTNVKQLRYLDLSSNKLQQLDEFVFEPLVNLEVLLLYNNRISQIDKTAFATMANLQKLYLSQNNITRFPGELIKDRYRLEKLSLLDVSSNKIENVPIDDLNTLPAWIRNGLYFHNNPLQCSCNLYTLLTHWVIRKMNSAVDFRDEYRCKLPNLPKTQILDLSGESMNCSTFKEADEEAFLEQTLVLRCDTKHRDMAKTWTLPGNMTSGDNQTVKVLSNGDLQISPVRYEDSGTYTCFAASERFNETIYIVLKVHNFTMHGAGETMNTAYTTLVGCLASVVLVLMYLYLTPCRCFCCPNKGKTRGEDSIHSSMLSVTPTHGDPAMKAELNRHVAFIDSKDLQGQNGKVNPNGDEDNDDLDGEAGSLMKGKRKKSVAESISSVFSDTPMVV; encoded by the coding sequence ATGTTGCAATCCTCCTCCAGAATAGTTGAAACTTTACCCCTCTGTAAGTTTGAGGATAAGCTGCCGAGATGGGGCCTGTTCCTTGCCCTCTGCTCGGCTCTTCTCTGGCTTCCTGAGGCGGCGGAATCTACGCTGAACTGCCACACGACATGCATCTGCGCCTCAAATATCGTCAGCTGCTCCAAGAAGAATCTGAGTACGGTTCCCACTGCTCTGCCACTCTACATCGCTGTGCTGGATCTCAGTTACAACGAGATAAATGTGCTCAAAGCGGGGTGGACCCCAGTCAAGCTCCCAAATCTCCATAACCTCTTGCTCAGCCACAATAATCTTTATTCCCTTTCCACTGAAGCTTTTACAAATGTGAAGCAACTTCGCTACTTGGACCTGTCCTCCAACAAACTTCAGCAGCTGGATGAGTTTGTTTTTGAGCCTTTGGTCAACCTGGAGGTCCTCCTGCTTTACAATAACCGAATTTCCCAGATTGACAAGACGGCCTTTGCAACCATGGCTAACCTTCAGAAGCTGTACCTCAGCCAGAACAACATCACCCGCTTCCCAGGGGAGCTGATCAAAGACAGGTACCGCCTGGAAAAACTCAGCCTACTGGATGTGTCGTCCAACAAGATCGAAAATGTGCCCATAGATGACCTTAATACGCTGCCTGCCTGGATTAGAAATGGCCTCTACTTCCACAACAACCCCTTGCAGTGCAGCTGTAATCTCTACACACTCCTGACCCACTGGGTCATTCGAAAGATGAACTCTGCTGTGGACTTCAGAGACGAATACAGGTGCAAGCTGCCGAATTTACCGAAAACCCAGATTTTAGATCTAAGTGGAGAAAGCATGAACTGCAGCACGTTCAAGGAGGCAGACGAGGAGGCTTTCCTGGAGCAAACACTGGTCCTCCGCTGTGACACCAAACACCGGGACATGGCCAAGACCTGGACATTGCCCGGGAACATGACGTCTGGAGACAACCAGACAGTGAAAGTCCTGTCCAACGGGGACCTGCAGATAAGTCCGGTAAGGTATGAGGACTCTGGGACCTACACGTGCTTCGCCGCAAGCGAGAGATTTAACGAGACTATCTACATTGTGCTGAAGGTTCACAACTTCACCATGCACGGGGCCGGGGAGACTATGAACACAGCCTACACTACCTTGGTGGGCTGCCTGGCCAGTGTGGTGCTGGTGCTCATGTACCTCTACCTGACGCCGTGTCGCTGTTTCTGCTGCCCCAACAAGGGTAAGACCAGGGGCGAGGACAGCATCCACTCCTCCATGCTCAGCGTCACTCCCACCCACGGGGACCCGGCGATGAAGGCCGAGCTGAACAGGCACGTGGCGTTCATCGACTCCAAAGACTTGCAGGGCCAGAACGGCAAGGTGAACCCCAACGGGGACGAGGACAATGACGATCTGGATGGAGAGGCCGGCTCTCTCATGAAGGGCAAGAGGAAGAAATCGGTAGCAGAGTCCATTAGCTCCGTCTTCTCAGACACTCCCATGGTGGTTTGA